The genomic DNA TTTGCGAAAGGATGGATTGCCAATGGAACAGACAACACCAAGGACCCCCACTTTCAACCAGGCTCTCCTGGTGCTATTGGTCGTTGCGGCCATCATCAGCTACGGAGTGCTTGACATTCAATTCGAGTCAGGCGCCGTCTTCGGACTCGCCCTTTCGGCCCACATCCCGCTCTTTCTTGCGGCGGTCTTCACGGCCGTCATGGGTGCCGTCTACGTTGGAAAACCATGGAGAGATGTCGAAGAGGGAATGATCAACGGCATAACAGTTGCTCTCCAGGCCGTCCTCATCCTTCTTGCGGTCGGAGGCCTCATCGGTGCGTGGATCTTGAGCGGAGTGGTGCCGACCATGATCTACTACGGCCTCAACCTCCTCTCCCCCGAGTACTTCCTGCTCGCCTCCCTGCTGATC from Synergistaceae bacterium includes the following:
- a CDS encoding sodium:proton antiporter, with the translated sequence MEQTTPRTPTFNQALLVLLVVAAIISYGVLDIQFESGAVFGLALSAHIPLFLAAVFTAVMGAVYVGKPWRDVEEGMINGITVALQAVLILLAVGGLIGAWILSGVVPTMIYYGLNLLSPEYFLLASLLI